In Thiospirochaeta perfilievii, a single window of DNA contains:
- a CDS encoding purine-nucleoside phosphorylase, whose amino-acid sequence MKDLENIKKAAEYIKSKVDVMPTRAIILGSGLGELAEDVKNPVYLNYADIPAFPTSTAPGHKGRLVIGELEGENVLLMQGRFHFYEGYDMDVVVFPVRTMKMLGITDLIVTNAAGGVNTTFAPGDLMLISDHLSMFCTNPLIGPNYKDFGPRFNDMSDPYSKESRKKVHEIAKKSGLTLKEGIYAYMTGPSYETPGEIKALRTLGADAVGMSTVPETTVAVHAGIRVLGISCITNMAAGILDQPLDGDEVIETGQMVKEKFSKLIIDILKSDVM is encoded by the coding sequence TTATGCCTACTAGAGCAATTATTCTAGGCTCAGGACTTGGGGAGTTAGCTGAGGATGTAAAAAACCCTGTATACTTAAACTATGCAGATATTCCAGCCTTCCCTACATCTACTGCACCGGGACATAAGGGTAGATTAGTTATTGGAGAGTTAGAAGGCGAAAATGTGCTACTAATGCAGGGGCGTTTCCACTTCTACGAAGGTTACGACATGGATGTAGTAGTATTCCCGGTAAGAACCATGAAAATGTTAGGAATAACAGATCTAATTGTAACAAATGCTGCAGGTGGAGTTAATACAACATTTGCTCCAGGTGACTTAATGTTAATATCAGACCACCTATCCATGTTCTGCACCAATCCTTTAATTGGTCCTAACTATAAGGATTTTGGACCACGGTTTAACGATATGTCCGACCCTTACTCTAAGGAGTCTAGAAAAAAAGTTCATGAAATTGCAAAAAAATCTGGTCTTACTCTTAAAGAGGGAATCTATGCATATATGACAGGTCCTAGTTACGAGACACCAGGGGAGATTAAAGCTTTAAGAACCCTAGGTGCAGATGCTGTAGGGATGTCCACAGTACCTGAGACTACAGTTGCTGTTCATGCTGGTATTAGAGTATTAGGAATATCATGTATAACAAATATGGCAGCTGGAATTCTTGACCAACCACTAGATGGTGATGAAGTTATAGAAACAGGACAGATGGTAAAAGAGAAATTCTCTAAACTAATAATCGACATTCTTAAATCTGATGTAATGTAA